A single genomic interval of Daucus carota subsp. sativus chromosome 1, DH1 v3.0, whole genome shotgun sequence harbors:
- the LOC108198071 gene encoding cytochrome P450 71AU50 encodes MAWTWIILVIVLTCILWPWLKKKAQRKLPPGPKGLPIIGHLHLLGKNPHQDLQKLAEKHGPIMSMHVGFVHKIIVSSPDAAEKFLKTHDLNFAGRPSLEVAKHIGYEQRNLSFSTYGPYWRNMRKLCTLELLSNVKINSFQAMRKKVLGELVNVLEHAAQEHVAVDISTRITSMTSDFSSQMVFGKKFEDKEFGERGFKGVIQEGTKLAVTFNLGDYFPYIGGLDLQGLTRKMKAIANIWDQFLEKILDEHEQPKEHGQAKDFVHTMLGIMKSGYSEFEFDRCHVKAILMDMFAASADTASTTIEWTLSELIRHPRAMKKVQKELEQVVGMDKMVEESDLESLEYLNMVIKEAMRLHPVAPLLLPHHSLEDCTVDGFLIPKNSRVIINVWAIGRDPKVWTDAEKFLPERFGGSNIDLRGRDFELIPFGSGRRGCPGMQLGLTIVRLVVAQLLHCFNWDLPNGMQLSELDMTEEFGILVGRATHLIAIPTCRLQK; translated from the exons ATGGCTTGGACTTGGATTATACTTGTAATAGTACTCACTTGCATTCTGTGGCCGTGGCTGAAGAAAAAGGCACAAAGAAAATTGCCGCCAGGGCCTAAAGGCCTACCTATTATTGGACACCTTCATTTGTTAGGTAAAAACCCTCATCAAGATTTGCAGAAGCTAGCTGAGAAGCACGGCCCTATTATGTCCATGCACGTCGGGTTTGTTCACAAGATCATTGTCTCGTCGCCAGATGCAGCTGAAAAGTTTCTCAAGACCCATGACCTTAATTTTGCTGGCAGGCCATCTCTTGAAGTTGCTAAGCACATTGGTTATGAGCAAAGAAATTTGTCATTCTCAACATATGGTCCTTATTGGCGTAACATGCGCAAATTGTGCACCTTGGAATTGCTCAGTAACGTGAAAATCAATTCTTTTCAAGCCATGAGAAAAAAGGTGCTTGGCGAATTAGTAAATGTTCTTGAGCATGCAGCTCAGGAACATGTTGCAGTTGATATTAGTACCAGAATAACATCCATGACCTCAGATTTTAGTTCCCAGATGGTGTTTGGAAAGAAGTTTGAGGACAAGGAGTTTGGTGAAAGAGGCTTTAAGGGCGTGATTCAGGAGGGGACGAAGTTGGCAGTGACGTTTAATCTTGGTGATTATTTTCCTTATATTGGTGGACTTGATCTTCAGGGATTGACAAGGAAAATGAAGGCTATAGCCAACATATGGGATCAATTTTTAGAAAAGATTCTTGACGAGCATGAGCAACCCAAAGAGCATGGTCAAGCCAAGGACTTTGTACATACCATGTTGGGGATCATGAAATCTGGATACTCAGAATTTGAGTTTGATCGCTGCCACGTCAAAGCTATTTTAATG GACATGTTTGCTGCTTCAGCTGACACTGCTTCAACAACTATTGAGTGGACTCTATCTGAGCTTATAAGACATCCGAGAGCAATGAAGAAAGTCCAAAAAGAGTTGGAACAAGTGGTTGGAATGGACAAGATGGTGGAAGAATCGGATTTGGAGAGTTTGGAATACTTAAACATGGTTATAAAAGAAGCCATGAGGCTGCACCCAGTGGCACCACTGTTACTCCCTCATCATTCTCTTGAAGATTGCACGGTTGACGGATTTCTCATACCCAAAAATTCAAGAGTAATCATTAATGTATGGGCAATAGGCCGAGACCCTAAGGTATGGACTGATGCAGAGAAGTTCCTCCCAGAAAGATTTGGTGGCAGCAATATTGATCTTCGGGGAAGGGATTTTGAACTTATTCCCTTTGGATCCGGGAGAAGAGGGTGTCCTGGGATGCAATTAGGTCTCACTATCGTTCGCCTAGTGGTGGCTCAACTATTGCATTGTTTTAACTGGGATCTCCCTAATGGAATGCAGCTGTCAGAACTTGACATGACTGAGGAATTTGGGATACTTGTTGGAAGGGCTACACATCTTATCGCCATTCCTACTTGTCGCCTTCAAAAATGA
- the LOC108199417 gene encoding cytochrome P450 71AU50 — translation MLLMAWTWITLVVVVVVFTCLQWLWLKKRTQRNLPPGPKGLPIIGHLHLLGKNPHQDLQKLSEKHGPIMSMRLGFVPNIIVSSPDAAKLFLKTHDLNFASRPPLEAAKHISYENRNLSFSTYGPYWRNMRKLCTLELLSNLKINSFRALREKELKELVHILEHAAEEHIAVDISTRITSMNKDISCQMVFGKKFEDKELDERGFKEVLHEGMQMAVAFNLGDYYPYIGALDLQGLTRKMKAIAKVWDQFLEKIVDEHDQPKEYSQTKDFVDTMLGIMASGDSDFEFDRGHVKAILMDMFAASADTPSTTIEWTLSEILRHPRVMNKVQKELEKVVGLDKMVEESDLESLEYLNMVVKEAMRLHPVAPLLLPHMCVEDCTVDGFFIPKNSRVLINVWAIGRDPKAWIDAENFLPERFISSNIDLRGRDFELLPFGSGRRGCPGMQLGLTMVRLVVAQLLHCFNWDLPNGIQLSELDMTEEFGILVGRAKPLIAIPTCRLKK, via the exons ATGTTACTTATGGCTTGGACCTGGATTACACTTGTAGTGGTAGTAGTAGTATTCACTTGCCTTCAGTGGCTATGGCTGAAGAAAAGGACGCAAAGAAATTTACCGCCAGGACCAAAAGGGCTACCCATTATTGGACACCTTCATCTGTTAGGGAAAAACCCTCATCAAGATTTGCAGAAGTTGTCTGAGAAACATGGCCCTATTATGTCTATGCGCCTTGGATTTGTCCCCAACATCATTGTCTCATCGCCAGATGCAGCCAAGCTATTTCTCAAGACCCATGACCTTAATTTTGCTAGCAGGCCCCCTCTTGAAGCTGCAAAGCACATTTCTTATGAGAACAGAAATTTGTCATTCTCAACATACGGCCCTTACTGGCGCAACATGCGCAAATTGTGCACCCTGGAACTGCTCAGTAACCTCAAAATCAATTCTTTTCGAGCCCTGAGGGAAAAAGAGCTTAAGGAATTAGTACATATTCTTGAGCACGCAGCTGAAGAACATATTGCTGTTGATATCAGTACCAGAATAACATCCATGAACAAAGATATCAGTTGTCAGATGGTATTTGGAAAGAAGTTTGAGGACAAGGAGTTAGATGAAAGAGGGTTTAAAGAGGTGCTTCATGAGGGGATGCAGATGGCAGTGGCTTTTAACCTCGGTGACTATTATCCTTACATTGGTGCACTTGATCTTCAGGGATTGACTAGGAAGATGAAGGCTATAGCCAAAGTATGGGATCAATTTTTGGAAAAGATTGTTGATGAGCATGACCAGCCAAAGGAATATAGTCAGACCAAGGACTTTGTTGATACCATGTTGGGTATCATGGCATCTGGAGATTCAGATTTTGAGTTTGATCGCGGTCATGTCAAAGCTATTCTAATG GACATGTTTGCTGCTTCAGCTGACACTCCTTCAACAACTATTGAGTGGACACTCTCTGAAATTCTAAGACATCCGAGAGTAATGAACAAAGTCCAGaaagagttagaaaaagtagtcgGACTTGACAAGATGGTGGAAGAATCAGATTTGGAGAGTTTGGAATACTTGAACATGGTTGTAAAAGAAGCCATGAGGCTTCACCCTGTGGCACCACTGCTACTCCCTCATATGTGTGTAGAAGATTGCACGGTTGACGGTTTTTTTATACCTAAAAATTCAAGAGTACTCATTAATGTATGGGCAATAGGCCGAGACCCTAAGGCATGGATTGATGCAGAAAATTTCCTCCCCGAAAGATTTATTAGTAGCAATATTGATCTTCGAGGAAGGGATTttgaacttcttccctttggtTCTGGGAGAAGAGGGTGTCCTGGGATGCAATTAGGTCTCACTATGGTTCGCCTAGTGGTGGCGCAACTGTTGCATTGTTTCAACTGGGATCTCCCTAATGGAATTCAGCTATCAGAACTTGACATGACTGAGGAATTCGGGATACTTGTAGGGAGAGCTAAACCTCTTATCGCCATTCCTACCTGTCGCCTTAAGAAATGA